AAGTTATCATTCAGGGCCACCGGACAGTAGAAGATGGGCAGAAAGTCCGAGTTGTCAAAGAACTCACTGATCTCAGCGGGTTCATGCCCTAATAGTGATAGTTTCGTAAAAAGTCCGATTTTGCAAAATTTCGCATCATAACTCGTTGAGTTGTCCTTAGCGATTTGCTATTTCCTGACTTTTTACCAGACCATCACTCTTATGATGAGTTACCACAATCATATCTGCCACTTTTATAGCTGCCTTCTCTTCTGCTACTCTCTTAAATGATGCATTCAAAAGGAACATAGCCACAGTTAACAAAAGCAACATCAAGAGACGTTCTCTTCGTTCACGATTAATTACCTTCAATCTCCAGCCCCCTTTCTTTCGATCTGTTCATATTGAAGTATCAATGCGCCAATACCTATTTTCACAGTCAAATCAAAGATAAATATAAACATACTTAGATAACAAAAAAAATCAATAAAAAAACACTCGGAATCATTAGAGCGCAACAAGGCAGCATCAGATCGTACACAGCGATGGGGGTTACAGGGCGAGGTTGAGGATTTGAAGACTGCTATCTTAAAGCATTCGCGGAGAAAGGCAAAGGAAGGATGCAGAGATAGTGCCTCATGCGATCTTTAGGCCCTTTTTTAGCAAGAGTCAGAAGATTTTATTGTAACCCACTCTTCATTGAAACCAATTTGTTGCATAGTCTGTTCAAAGTCTAAGACACTCGGACGTTTAATCCGGAATTTTACCGCAGAAGCAGGAATGAGATATTTAATGGTGAATTGGCAAAAATATTTCCCCAGTCTTCACCGCTTATGTCGGATTTGCCTAAAGCAAAATTATAAACAAGCCATTTGCTTATCGTGTAAATTACCTTCTCCGGGAGTTCTCCGAGAGGATAAAGTTCTGTTCCGGTCCTGTGTTTTCCGTCTCTCAGCCTCGGTCTCCGCACGTAAAGCCTCTTTCATTACATTTTCAATCATGGGAACAGGAACAGCATTCCCGGCCTGCTTTCTGGTTTGTGAATCAGAACAGACGATTCGGAAAGAATCAGGAAACCCCTGAAGCCTCAACATTTCACGAGGTGTTAATCTTCTCTCTCCATTGACGAGCAGATAATTGTATGAAGCACCTGCACGCAAGGCACATGAAAAGGGGTAGCTCGAAACATTCCCGCTTTTATTTTCATGCCATATTGCGGGATAATGCCTGCTTGTGTGTGATTCTTTTCTCTTTTGCCTTATCCTGTCACTTGCAAAATATTTACTGTCAACGTTTGATTCCAGCAGATCGGAAATTGGTTGAAACTCTTTGATCTTCTCCGGCCAGGAGAATTGAACGGCATGATTGGTAAAGCCGACAATAATAACACGTTCTCTCTTTTGAGGAAGGCCGCAATCCAGGGCATTTAAAACTTTCCAGTATGTCTTGTAGCCAAGCTGATTGAGAGATTCAATTATCCTTGCAAGAGTCTTCTTCTTATTATGGGTGGAAAGCTGTTTAACATTTTCGAGAACGATCATAGGGGGCATCTTTTCTTTCAAAATTCTTATAATTTCAAAAAAAAGAGTGCCGCGCATATCGTCGAAACCAAGTCGATTGCCAATAATACTGAAAGGCTGACAAGGAAATCCTGCACAGAGCATATCATGAAACGGAATATCGGCTGCTTCAATCTTAGAGACATCTCCCCTCGGCTCAAGCCCAAAATTTGCGGTATAAGCTTCTCTTGCAGCCTGATCAATTTCAGAGGCCATTACGCAGTGACCGCCACAATGAGATGCGGCAATATGAAAACCGCCGATCCCCGAAAAAAGATCTATGAAAGTAAATTCAGGCATAATAGCAGCTAGATAAGATTATTATTGATATATCCATCATCGTACCCACTGCATATTCATCTGTCAATCAGAAGGCTATTAGGGAATCAACAATACATTGTCAATGCAAACGAAATGTACTCACATCGGTATCACTTGGCAAAATCAAACCGCGCAGCGATGCGGGTTACAAGGCGGGACCACAGATTCAAATCTTAAAATCAAGACCGAATGATACCGGGTACTCACTTTTCACATACCCGGCCAAAGAATAACTCGTCAATAATCAGATTATTTCTTGGCGCATATTGCATACGCTGTCGATGGAGGGTTCCAGCTTGAAAAAGGTTTACAGGAAGGATGCAGATATAGTGCGTCAGGCGACCTTTACACCCGTTTCCATTTAATTTGTTCCCTTTTTACTATCAGTAATTCTTTTAACTTCCCTCAAGGCGCGAACTGTACCAATATCTTTTAACATAAGAAGGTACCCTTCTTTGTCTTTAATTTCAGGGTTGTCCAAATTATCTATTAAAACATCAAGCCCACTTTCACCTAATGTTCCAAACTCAATTCTAATCCATGTTTTTATAAATTTATAGATAACCTTTTCAGCTGCTAATTCATTTACTTTTATCCAAGCACGCTGCTGATCAAGCATAGTGTATCCAGGGAGACGACCACTTTTTATACAAGTGTAGAACATAATTCTACAGCCGGCACCTAATGAAGTGTTACTGTTAAGAATATCATGAAAATGCTGCTCATCTGAGCGAAGGTTATTCATTTTATAGTCAAGCTCATTATAAATTTCAGCAATCCTATCAGCACCTTTCTTGCTATAGCTACGTGCTAAGGCCATAACTGAAATTATGAAACGTGTTGATAAAAAATCTGAGTGTGTCATGTCAAGTAAGAATTTGAGTATTTTTCCTCCCGAATCACTTCCTCTAGTAGAGTCGGCAACCCATTCACATAGTTGATGAATTTTGTCAAAATATTCATCTATCTGTTTGCGATCTGCTTTAGCATCAGGAAATTTGATGATACCATCAATTTCATTTCTCACTGCTTCTAAAGTAGAGTCCAGCAAATCCTTTGGCGGAGACTGAACATCAGCAAGAAGAGTCAAACATAATAACGGATCTTTTCTCGATACCGCAGTAATCAGGTTAATAGGTGAATCTGAAAGGCCAACCCACAATCGCAATACCCCGGAGTAAACATCTGGCTGCTTTCGATAGTTAATTAACAATTCATCCTCATGGTCACGAAAATATTTAGCTGCAAAATATTTTTGAAAATACTTATTTACAAAAGCGTAGTGTTCGCCATCATCAAACGCAACAAGAAAATTACTATTCATGGTCAGCTCTTCAAGTAACGTATTTTGATAAGCTTTATTTTCATGGAATTCTTTAAATGTATCCTGAATCGCGGCATTAACTGCACTTACTTCAATTGTAGCTGGAGGTACTTTGTCATGCTGATAAAACGCTGCAGCAATTTTTTGTAAAGCCATCATTTTATGTCGAGGTGTAATCTTGATTTCCTTCTTTCGGTAACGCTTACAAAGTTTTGCACTTATTACAGTTTCAATAAAATTCGCCCAAGAATTATAACATGCTGACCAACTCCCATCAGGTAATTTGAGTAGCATCTTTAAAAGAATTGGGGTACGGGTCAGTTTAGCAACTTTGCCGCAACTGCGGATTACTGTAATTAATTTCTCTGTCTCAGATTTAGTAACCGCCTGATTGCGAACATATTCATCAATATGTCTATCTTCAAACTCATGAAGTTCAACGATATTCATATGCTTTATTATTTCCATATCTTTTTGAATATCATCAGATCTCTCGCTGGCAACAGTCAGCACAATTCTGGGTGGGCACTTAGTTTTATCGACATACTCTTTCAAATTCTGAGAAAGAATTTTTCGTTCCTCTGTAGAGAGAATCTCCACCCCATCAATAAGCAACATGAGTGGTTGCTGGGTTGAATATTTTTCAATAGTATTTGACGGGATATGTACACCATTTTCCTTGCAGCGTAGTTCGATGGCCTCAATTAGCCCTTTGCGGCAAATATTTTTAGGTGATAGAGAAAAAGGTAGATATTTTTTTTCCTTAGAAGCAAGATATTTATCAGCATACCTCCGTTCTAACTCTTTAATGAGAACACTTTTTCCAAGACCGCCAAGCCCTAAAACCACACATTGCTCATAGATATCAATGGCAGTGAGGATGGTAACTGTATCAACGTTATTGGAAGAATCTATCATTAACGTTTTTTTTATATCAACCGAAACATCAATAAAGGTTCTCTCTTGATTTCGAATTGATCGAATATAAGAAACAAAAAGTTGCTCTTCTTGACCGGTTAATACTTTTATATAGGCAGTGACTTTTCTGTAAACTTCATATGTTAAAAATATTTTAATCTTTTGCCAAAAAACCGTTATAATAACTGACACAATTCCTGATACTAAAGCAGATACTATTATTTCAGACATTATATTCTCTCTGGTTATTGAATTACTATTATTGACAATGGATCAACAAACAGATAAAAAAACAAAAAATAATCTACCGGGCACGCACTTTCCACGTACCCGGCGAAACAACAAAACCTGCTCCACCCGGAGCAGGTTCACTCGCTCCCTTCCTCTTTCTGCCGCTTCCCCTTCTTCCGCTCACTGAGCCTGACGCAACCGACCATCTCGTATTCCGAGGAATCCTGCCCGAACACGCTCTTGACCCCGGAGCGCGCCCGGACGATATAATCACTCAGCGACTCGGCCTCATCTTTTTTCTCATTGACCAAGCGCGTCTTCTCGGCATTCACAGCGTCTATGGCGCTGACCTTCGCCTCCAGCGCGGCAATCCTGGTCTCCATCTCCGCCACTGTGATGGAATCCGGCAGTCCCGGTCCGACCTTTTCCAGAGCCTCTTTGACTTGGCCCGCCTCCTTGAGCAGTTTGGGTATACTTCCTGTCAGCATGATAACCTCCTGTTTGAGTACGCACCGCCCCGATTTGAAAAAGGGGCTGTGCATTTTGAAAAAGCAGTCGAACTTCTTGAAAACGTACCTCTCCACTTTGAAAATGGAGGAGTGCGAGATGAAAAAGGATCATTCCATTCTGATAATGGAGAGGCGCGAGATGAGATAGAACAGCTCCTTTTTGAAAAAGGATCACCCCTTTTTCAGAAAAGATCCCTAATTTTTGAGAATGTACGTCTTCTCAGTCTCCTTGTTCCTGCCGTTACAGAGCATTTTCTTCTGATACCACAGAATAAGGGACAGCGCAATATGTTCTATCGGGTTGTTTTTCAAAAAGGATAAGCAGTTCCGGTCCGTTCAGGTCAGTAATACTGTACAGGGGGCGTTATGAACGTTACCAGATAACTTCCACCGGATATTGCTGAACAATAGCATCGCAGCTGAGAAGGACGGCTTCCTCAACATTAGCCTGGGCAATAAGAAGCCGGTCAAAAGGATCTTTATGATGGAGAGGCAGGCTGTCCAGAGCAAAGACGTGAGGAGAGACAGAATAAAATCTTCACGCATCTTCACCCAGCCAGAATTCATCTGAAAGCGGCTCGTCAAAATCATCAGCTGTTTCAACAGCACCTGAGTGCAGTTCGGGAATACGACCGCTCTTAGACGGCAAGAGATCGATTATTTGGGCCAATTTTTCACGAACCGCCTTCATGTATTGCTTTATCATAACTCCTCTTCCGCTTCATTTTCAGCAAATCAACCCAATAAATTTACCAACCCCGACCACTTACCGCAACCAAAATACGCAGCTTTCCCGTCAACGGATAAATCCGCCACCACCGCACTCCTTCCTTGACGCTTTTCCCGACACCCTGTAAAATCCGACCACGGTCATTATTCATTTTCAGCAACAACTCAAGGAAATTCGCACCATGATCATCTCCAACCTTGCCGTCACAAAAAGCATATCCGTCCTGGTTTTGGCCGCCCTTATTCTGGTCATGGGCACCTACAGTTACCTTACCCTGCCCAGAGAGGCGGAACCGGATATCAGTATTCCCCATATCTTTGTCTCCACTGCCTATCGAGGCGTGGCACCGGGCGATATCGAAAGCTCTATCACCATTGAGATTGAAAACAAACTCAAGAGCCTGGACGGGGTCAAAAACGTCAAGTCGGTCAGTTCTGAAGGCGAGTCCCTGATTGATGTGGAGTTTACCACCGGGGTGGATATTGACGATGCCCTGCGCAAGGTCAAGGACAAGGTGGATGAAGCCAAGGGTGAGCTGCCCACAGACCTGGAAGATGATCCCTATGTCTTTGAGGTTAATATCTCCGAGATGCCCATCCTGATCTTTTCCTTGGCCGGAACCTGCGGTGAACGCTGTCTCAAGGAGATTGCCGATGATCTGGAAGACGAGATCGAAGGCGTACCCGGCGTGCTGGACGTGGAGATCACCGGGGCGCGGGAGCGGGAGATCCGGGTTGAATACTTCCCGGAAAAGCTGGCCTATTACGGCCTGAGCGTCCCGGCAATCCAGGCCGCTGTCCAGGGCGAGAATAGCAACACCTCGGGCGGAGTGCTCCATATGGGGGACGGCAAGTTCCAGATCAGGGTGCCCGGCGAGTTCACCACCCCGGAGGAGCTGTACGGTCTGGTTATCGGAACCCATGACGGCCAGCCGGTCTATGCTCGGGATGTCTCACAGGTACTGGATACCTTTAAGGAGGAAACCAGCCGGTCCCGGCTCAACGGCCTGCCTGCGGTCAATATCGTGGTCAAGAAACGTTCCGGCGAGAACATCATCGCCATTGCCGATGCCGTGGAAGACATCCTGCACAAAAAGCAACCAAGCTGGCCCGGCGGCACGGCCATCACCAAGGTCCTGGATAAATCAAAAGACACCAAGAATATGGTGGCGGATCTGGAGAATAATATCCTCTCCGGCTTGGCCCTGGTGGTGGTGGTCATCTTCTTTGCAATGGGCATCCGCAATGCCCTGCTGGTCAGCATGGCTATCCCCTTTTCCATGCTGCTCTCCTTCACGGTGCTCCAGGTTTTGGGGATCACCCTGAATATGATCGTCCTGTTCAGCCTGACCCTAGCCTTGGGCATGCTGGTGGATAATGCCATTGTCATCATTGAGAATATCTACCGCTTCATGGAGCAGGGCGTGGGCCGGGTTGAAGCGGCTATGAAGGGAACCTCGGAGGTGGCTATGCCGGTGATTGGGTCCACCCTGACCACCCTGGCCGTGTTCTCGCCCATGCTTTTCTGGCCCGGCATCATGGGCGAGTTCATGGGATACCTGCCCCTGACCCTGATCGTCACCCTGTCCTCCAGTCTGTTCGTGGCCCTGGTGATCAATCCGGCCCTGGCCTCCCTGTTCATGAAGAGTGCCAAACAGGTACGCCCGGTCTCCTCCGCCGAGGTAGAAGCAGCCGGAGAACAGCCGGTTGCCATCAAGGGACCGCTGCTGCGCTCCTATGCTGGGCTGCTGGGATTCAGTCTGGCCCATCCCTTTGCCCTGATTGCTGCGGCGGTGTTCCTCTTGGTCTTTATGGTGCAGGGCTGGCTCCTGGTGGTGGGCATTGAAAAGCCGGTGGAATTCTTCCCGGACATCGAACCCAAGGGGATCTACGTCAATACGGACATGCCCGAAGGTGCTGACCTGAACTATATCGACAACATTCTCCGGCAGATTGAAGAGGCCGTGGCCGGGAAAGGAAACAGCAGCGACGAAAAATCTTTCGCCTCGACAGAATCATCCGCCGGTCCCAGCGATTTGCCGAACGTGAAGACCATTTACAGCCGGGCTGTTACCTCCACAGGCGGCGGTTCCGCCTTTGATCCCAACACGCCCAATCATGTGGGCATCCGATTTATTGATCTGGAAGATCGCTCCCGCTCCACCTATGACACGGTGGAAGATATCCGGAAACGCCTCAAAGATATTGCCGGAGCCAAGATCACCGTAGCGATGGAGGCGCAAGGCCCGCCCACGGGTGCGGCCATCAATATCGAGATCAGCGGGGATAATTTTTCCGTGCTCGCTTCCATTGCCAAGGAGATTCGAGCTGCTCTGGAAAAGATCCCCCATGTCGAAGATATTCGCGATGACTTTGTCGAAGGCACCCCGTCGGTAAGGATAAAAATCGACCGTCAAAAGGCCGCCCTGTTCGGTCTGAGTACCGGCAGTATCGGTTCCGTCATCAAGACCTCCTATAACGGCCTCCCCATTTCCTCCTTCCGGGAAGGCAATGAAGACTACGATATCACGGTCCAGCTGCCGGAAAAGGATCGTCGGGTCGATGATGTGCTGCGCGAATTCATGATCCCGACACCGAGCGGCGTCATTGTGCCGCTCTCCACCCTGGCAACGGTGGATTATACCGGTTCTCTGGGCAATATCAACCGGATCAATAACCAACGAACCATCACCGTGAAGGCTAATGTGGACGAGACCAAGATCCCCGGCCCGGTGGTTCGTGAACAGGCCGAGAAGCTGCTTGCCAAAATGCCCCTACCGCCCGGCTACACAGCCCGCTTTACTGGAGAAAATCAGGATCAGGAGGAATCCCAGAACTTTCTCAGCCGGGCCTTTGTCATTGCCCTGTTTTTTATCTTCCTGATTCTGGTCACCCAGTTCAACTCGGTGAGCCAGCCCTTTATCATCATGAGTTCGGTGATGCTGTCTATGGGCGGGGCCTTTTTCGGCCTGATGCTCTATCGCCAGCCCTTTGGCATCATCATGACCGGCATCGGGGTGATCTCGTTGGCCGGGGTAGTGGTGAACAACGCCATTGTCCTGATCGACTACACCAATAAGCTGCGGAAGAGCGGCTTCATCCTGTTGGAGGCCGTGGTCTCTGCCGGAGCCACCCGCCTGCGCCCGGTCCTGCTCACTGCCGTGACCACGGTCCTGGGCCTGATCCCTATGGTCACCGGGGTGTCCTACGACTTCCGCAACCTGCGCATTTCCTGGGTTAGCGAATCCAGCCAATGGTGGCAGTCTATGGCCGTGGTGGTCATCTTCGGGCTACTGGTGTCCACCTTCCTGACCTTGGTGGTGGTGCCGGTGCTCTATTATCTGATTGAACGGAGTAAGGAGATGTTTGTAGCGGGGAGAGATGCGTTTGAACGGAAGAGGATGAATTTGTACTTGGTGCTGGCCGGGGAGAAGGGGTGAGAGCCGTTCCAGATGATTCTCTTGCTCAACAAGGATAATAAACATATAATGCCACTATATGGAGGCACAATTCTACAAAGAGGCTTGTATGAAATCTATTGACGTTTTTACCGCCCGTGATCTGCGCAACCGTTCAGGAAAACTCATGCGGGATGCCGAACAGGGACACCTTTCCCTTATCACTAAGCACGGACACCCCAAAATGGTGGCGGTTCCTTTTGATGAAAAATTGCTTAAACACGGCGTTCATCATGCCTTGGCCTTACACCTTTTTGAGTCGGGAAAACTGACACTTGTTCAGGCTGCAAAACTTGCTGATATGAAGCTAAACGCTTTTATCAGGCATCTTGGCGCGGCCGGTGTTCATGCTGTTGATTACCCTGCGGAAGAAGTAGAAAAAGAGCTGAAAGCAGCTTTATGAGCCAGGTTGTTGTGGCGGATACCGGGCCTCTGATCATTCTGGCCGCTAAACAGCGGCAACGCATAGAGGCTGTCTGCCCGCTCATTCATGAAATGAGAAAAATTGGGTATCGCCTGTCCCCAGCTTTATGTCGAGAAATTGCTCGGCTTGCGCAGGAGAACCCGGAATCCTTGACGTAGTCAAAAAGGAGAACCGATTTATTTTTTCCTTGCCATTTGGCGGGAAAACTGTTTTTGACAAAAAAATAAATCGGTCCCCTTTTTCGCTTCCCCTATGCAGCAGGCGGTGGCGGTGGGGGAGGTACCGCTCCGGCTCCACCTGCCGCACCAAGCGTACTCACCCTCTTTGCCTTACCCGCTTTCACCTTACCGCCAATCAGCACGATCAATCCAACAGCCACGACGAGCAGGATAATACCCAGCAGGGGCCGGAAAACAATCCAGGCAATTGCGATAGTAATCAGGGACAGGACGGCAGCAAGGAGGAAGGCAATAAAACCGGTGCCCGCTTCAACAACATTACCCAGAAAAGGTATAACATCCGCCAGGACCGAAAAGACCTTAAAGATCATGCTCAGGCCGATCATCATGAAAACAAAGCCGACAGCCCGCAGTGCCCAGGTCAGGATCTTATTATCGGTCTGTGCCTTCTGAAACATAGCCTCAGCCGTGTGCATACCGACCTGAAGGAGTTCAATATCGCCCCCGGCCTGAGCGTGATACGGTCGTAATCCGCTGCCGTTCTGTTGGGCAACAATGCTCACCTCGGTCGGAGCGACTGACTCGAACTGAATCCGCACATCGCCGACCTGCGGCGAAGCAGGATTATCTCCGAGATAGAAACCATTCGCCTGCCGCGTCATTCTGCTGTCTAGGCCATCCGGCGACAGCGTATCACTGCCCAGCGTGTTACTGTCTATGGCAAGGGGCTCAAACCGATTAATTCTGTTGATCTGGGACGAGGACAGGGTAAAGGCACCCAGGGTGACCCGATCAGCGGTCTGCTCTTCCGAGGCATACGGCATCGAATCAGGGTTCTCATGCCCTACCGGCTTTTTGAAACTGGAAGAGCTGACGATATTATCCTCCCACCCTTTGCTGTACGAGTAGGTAGTCACTGTTTCGGTGCCACCGCCGAGTTTCTTCTTGGTCTCACTCTGCGAGCTTTCCTGCCACTGATACATTTCTACATTGCGCCGCAGTCGCAAGGCATTCTCCGAGACCCCGAACACCGGGTCGGTCAGGATGTCCTCGGTGGTCGCTTTACCGGTCACATGGATCAACTTGCCCTCGTTCTTGGCATCAACCTGATCGGCAAGGACGCTTATTACAGCCCCACCGCCCTCCTTCAGGGTTTTGTAGGTTTTCACCGCCCTGCCCTCGTTCCAGAACAGGAGCGGAAAGGCGATAATGAACAAAATAAGACCGAAGATAATCCCTTTAATGGCTCCGCCAATCCGGCTGAACCATGATTGCTCTGTGACTTCCGTGTAGCTGTCGTCCGACATGGTAGATCCCTCCTTGAAATAATGCGTTAACTGATGGCCCATTGTAAAACAGGGTATTGCTTTTCCGCAACAACTCTTTGCAGACGCTACAAAATGCGTGCAGGTCAGAATGATATTATTGCTTGCCTTGCTCTACCATCAGCAGCAGAGCTATCGAAAAAAGGCAAGAAAAAAAGCTGTTAATCTGGCAAGTTTATTCGATAAGACGAAAAGATAAAAAAAAGTTTCACTTTTTCAAAATCGCCCTTTATAATAATAAAAAATGATAATAAATATCAAAAAGGAGAAATTGCTATGTTCTATAAAAAAACAATCATCGGAGTCATCCTTGCTTTCAGCCTCGTTTTATCTGGACAAGCTTTTGCCGAGTGGCAACGAACGGAAATCGCCTATTGGGGAGCATCAGGAACAGCACATTGTAATAATTGGCAGAATTTCCATGTTTCAGTAAGGAAGAGTTATCTGCATCCTGACGATGCGTGGTCAGCACTTTGGACCCAGGCATTTGCGGCCTGTCAATATCGAGGTGGTTTACATAATCTTTCTGGAACAACGCACTGCCAATGGAGACCTGTTTGGTAAACCAGCTCCTTTATGGCAACCAGCACAAGACATTGATACAACAGGTCTGTCACCTAAGTTCTGCTGGCGGCCTTTTTACAGGGGAGGAATCGGGAAACCGCCTCTCCTGTAATTTCTCTCCTCTTTGTACTTTCCTTTCTTGAGCAACAAAATCTGTTTCTTCCATTTCTCTTGTGCAAGCACATTGTTTATCACCTTACCGTTTATCACCTTACACTCTGGGTACTGGAAAGCAATGCTGCAATTCCTGGCAAAGCCGTTATAATACCCTCTTCCACCTACAAGACAGAAATAACTTATTGGATTTCGCTTTGATGGAAACAAGGGCAGGATTAGAGCAGTTTGCTTCCGACAAAATCTGTTGTTTTCGGACGTTTTCTGGCTATCCAAAAATGTTAACGAGAGGAAATATGGCAAAGTCATTCAGAGAATATTACAATACATTGTCCGAGACAGATAAAAACGAAATAGAAAAGCGAGTTATGGCTCATTTCTTGAAAGGACACTCTAAAAAGGATATACTCTCCGGTTTTTATGAAGTTATTTCTAAAGTAAAAAAACGTCCGGTTTCTTTCTGGGACAATATGGAATAATACTCTACAGAGATTTTAACTTATGAATGCTATTGAAGAAATACATGAGAATCATCTTAAAATTCTTCTAGAAGAATATGCTGAAGCTGGGCGAGCATGTCGTTGGTACGAGCAACTTACCAGAATCATGATAACCATTTTTATTGTTGTACAGGCACCAGTATTAGGCTTTATTCAAGATAAAGGACTTCTTAATCCAACACTCATTCCGCTCGAAATACTAATAGTCTTTCTTGGGAGTATTGTTTCTATTAATCTCTCAAGAATAAGAAAATTTTTCACTGAATATCGTAATCGTTCCATAGAAATCGAAAGGATTCTTGGCATGTCACTTTATACCAGCGGTGCAGAATTTGTTCACAATAATAGTATATGGAGTCAGTCATTTGCAAATTATTGGTTGATGATTTTGATCCCTTCCGCGTTTGCTGTCTCCAATTTTATTTTAATAATACTGCAAATTCTTTCCCTTTTCTCAAAATAATCAACCCATGCTCACCATAAACAACCTCAGCCTGCAATACGGCTCAAAGCATCTCTTTCGTGAAGTCTCCGGCCAAGTCCATGCAGATGACCGCATCGGGCTGGCAGGGGTCAACGGCACAGGCAAATCCACCCTGATGAAAATCATCACCGGGGCACTGGAGAGCGACCCCGGTGTCATCAGCAGGGCCTCCTGGTTCACCGTGGCCTATCTGCCCCAGGAAATCTCCATTGAGCTGGGACAACGTTCCCTGTTTGACGAGGCGGAAAACGCCTTTGACGAGGTGCTCCATTATCAGGAGGAGATTGAAAAAATCAGTCAACAACTGGCTACCCTGGACCAGGACAGCCCGGAGCTGGAATCCTTACTGGAACGACAGGGTGAGCTCCAGCATCTTCTGGAAGGTCATGACATCTTCCTCATCCGTCCCCAGATAGAGCGTATCCTCTTTGGGCTGGGTTTTTCCAAGGCGGATCTGGACCGACCCGTGGCCGAATTCTCCGGCGGCTGGATCATGCGTTTGCTGCTGGCAAAGCTGCTTTTGCAAAAACCGGCTCTGCTCCTGCTTGACGAGCCGACCAACCATCTGGATCTGGATTCCCTGACCTGGATGGAAGAATTTCTTCAGCAGTACCAGGGTGCCATGATGATCATCTCCCATGACCGGTCTTTCCTGGATCGGGTGACCAACAAGACCTGGGAGCTGAGCCTTGGGCGGTTGACCGCCTATAAGGGGAATTACTCCAAGTATC
This is a stretch of genomic DNA from Candidatus Electrothrix rattekaaiensis. It encodes these proteins:
- the dcm gene encoding DNA (cytosine-5-)-methyltransferase, which translates into the protein MPEFTFIDLFSGIGGFHIAASHCGGHCVMASEIDQAAREAYTANFGLEPRGDVSKIEAADIPFHDMLCAGFPCQPFSIIGNRLGFDDMRGTLFFEIIRILKEKMPPMIVLENVKQLSTHNKKKTLARIIESLNQLGYKTYWKVLNALDCGLPQKRERVIIVGFTNHAVQFSWPEKIKEFQPISDLLESNVDSKYFASDRIRQKRKESHTSRHYPAIWHENKSGNVSSYPFSCALRAGASYNYLLVNGERRLTPREMLRLQGFPDSFRIVCSDSQTRKQAGNAVPVPMIENVMKEALRAETEAERRKTQDRNRTLSSRRTPGEGNLHDKQMACL
- a CDS encoding NACHT domain-containing protein codes for the protein MSEIIVSALVSGIVSVIITVFWQKIKIFLTYEVYRKVTAYIKVLTGQEEQLFVSYIRSIRNQERTFIDVSVDIKKTLMIDSSNNVDTVTILTAIDIYEQCVVLGLGGLGKSVLIKELERRYADKYLASKEKKYLPFSLSPKNICRKGLIEAIELRCKENGVHIPSNTIEKYSTQQPLMLLIDGVEILSTEERKILSQNLKEYVDKTKCPPRIVLTVASERSDDIQKDMEIIKHMNIVELHEFEDRHIDEYVRNQAVTKSETEKLITVIRSCGKVAKLTRTPILLKMLLKLPDGSWSACYNSWANFIETVISAKLCKRYRKKEIKITPRHKMMALQKIAAAFYQHDKVPPATIEVSAVNAAIQDTFKEFHENKAYQNTLLEELTMNSNFLVAFDDGEHYAFVNKYFQKYFAAKYFRDHEDELLINYRKQPDVYSGVLRLWVGLSDSPINLITAVSRKDPLLCLTLLADVQSPPKDLLDSTLEAVRNEIDGIIKFPDAKADRKQIDEYFDKIHQLCEWVADSTRGSDSGGKILKFLLDMTHSDFLSTRFIISVMALARSYSKKGADRIAEIYNELDYKMNNLRSDEQHFHDILNSNTSLGAGCRIMFYTCIKSGRLPGYTMLDQQRAWIKVNELAAEKVIYKFIKTWIRIEFGTLGESGLDVLIDNLDNPEIKDKEGYLLMLKDIGTVRALREVKRITDSKKGTN
- a CDS encoding efflux RND transporter permease subunit; translated protein: MIISNLAVTKSISVLVLAALILVMGTYSYLTLPREAEPDISIPHIFVSTAYRGVAPGDIESSITIEIENKLKSLDGVKNVKSVSSEGESLIDVEFTTGVDIDDALRKVKDKVDEAKGELPTDLEDDPYVFEVNISEMPILIFSLAGTCGERCLKEIADDLEDEIEGVPGVLDVEITGAREREIRVEYFPEKLAYYGLSVPAIQAAVQGENSNTSGGVLHMGDGKFQIRVPGEFTTPEELYGLVIGTHDGQPVYARDVSQVLDTFKEETSRSRLNGLPAVNIVVKKRSGENIIAIADAVEDILHKKQPSWPGGTAITKVLDKSKDTKNMVADLENNILSGLALVVVVIFFAMGIRNALLVSMAIPFSMLLSFTVLQVLGITLNMIVLFSLTLALGMLVDNAIVIIENIYRFMEQGVGRVEAAMKGTSEVAMPVIGSTLTTLAVFSPMLFWPGIMGEFMGYLPLTLIVTLSSSLFVALVINPALASLFMKSAKQVRPVSSAEVEAAGEQPVAIKGPLLRSYAGLLGFSLAHPFALIAAAVFLLVFMVQGWLLVVGIEKPVEFFPDIEPKGIYVNTDMPEGADLNYIDNILRQIEEAVAGKGNSSDEKSFASTESSAGPSDLPNVKTIYSRAVTSTGGGSAFDPNTPNHVGIRFIDLEDRSRSTYDTVEDIRKRLKDIAGAKITVAMEAQGPPTGAAINIEISGDNFSVLASIAKEIRAALEKIPHVEDIRDDFVEGTPSVRIKIDRQKAALFGLSTGSIGSVIKTSYNGLPISSFREGNEDYDITVQLPEKDRRVDDVLREFMIPTPSGVIVPLSTLATVDYTGSLGNINRINNQRTITVKANVDETKIPGPVVREQAEKLLAKMPLPPGYTARFTGENQDQEESQNFLSRAFVIALFFIFLILVTQFNSVSQPFIIMSSVMLSMGGAFFGLMLYRQPFGIIMTGIGVISLAGVVVNNAIVLIDYTNKLRKSGFILLEAVVSAGATRLRPVLLTAVTTVLGLIPMVTGVSYDFRNLRISWVSESSQWWQSMAVVVIFGLLVSTFLTLVVVPVLYYLIERSKEMFVAGRDAFERKRMNLYLVLAGEKG
- a CDS encoding type II toxin-antitoxin system prevent-host-death family antitoxin, translated to MKSIDVFTARDLRNRSGKLMRDAEQGHLSLITKHGHPKMVAVPFDEKLLKHGVHHALALHLFESGKLTLVQAAKLADMKLNAFIRHLGAAGVHAVDYPAEEVEKELKAAL
- a CDS encoding DUF3368 domain-containing protein, whose protein sequence is MSQVVVADTGPLIILAAKQRQRIEAVCPLIHEMRKIGYRLSPALCREIARLAQENPESLT